The Ensifer adhaerens genome contains a region encoding:
- a CDS encoding ABC transporter permease subunit: MSLSIENAPSTTRRPHGIVEQPGTGKTRSPLPLAWISLTTIAVLLVLWILASSYGLVSPLFLPSPLAVYQALQSLAVTGFVDATLAQHVGASLLRIFGALAVAILLGVPAGIAIGTSRLGKGILDPIVEFLRPLPPLAYLPLVIIWLGIGEASKIAVIALAMLPPIILSTATGVKSTATDHINAARSFGASRLQVLRHVILPSALPSVLTGTRIALGAGWSTLVAAELVAATRGLGFMIQSAAQFLVTDVVIAGIVVIAAVAFVFEMTARLLERWLVPWATRR, encoded by the coding sequence ATGAGCCTCTCGATCGAAAACGCGCCGTCGACGACGCGTCGGCCGCATGGCATCGTCGAACAGCCGGGAACGGGCAAGACAAGGTCGCCGCTACCGCTCGCCTGGATATCCCTAACGACAATCGCTGTGTTGCTCGTTCTTTGGATCCTCGCCTCAAGCTATGGTCTGGTCTCGCCGCTGTTCCTGCCTTCGCCACTCGCCGTCTATCAGGCTCTACAGAGTCTCGCCGTTACCGGTTTCGTCGACGCGACCCTCGCCCAGCATGTGGGCGCGAGCCTCCTGCGGATTTTCGGCGCGCTCGCAGTCGCCATCCTCCTCGGTGTGCCGGCTGGAATTGCCATCGGCACGAGCCGGCTCGGCAAAGGCATCCTCGATCCGATCGTAGAGTTTTTGCGCCCCTTGCCGCCGCTTGCCTATCTTCCACTGGTGATCATCTGGCTGGGCATCGGCGAGGCTTCCAAGATCGCGGTCATTGCGCTTGCAATGTTGCCGCCGATAATTCTGTCGACGGCGACCGGCGTCAAATCCACCGCGACCGATCACATCAACGCGGCCCGCTCCTTTGGCGCGTCGCGTCTACAGGTCTTGCGCCACGTCATCCTGCCAAGCGCCCTGCCTTCGGTCTTGACCGGAACCCGGATCGCGCTCGGAGCGGGCTGGTCGACCCTGGTGGCCGCCGAACTGGTGGCGGCAACGCGCGGCCTCGGCTTCATGATCCAGTCTGCAGCCCAGTTTCTGGTGACCGATGTGGTGATTGCTGGCATCGTCGTCATTGCGGCCGTTGCTTTCGTCTTCGAGATGACGGCACGCCTGCTAGAACGATGGCTGGTACCGTGGGCGACACGACGCTGA
- a CDS encoding FAD/NAD(P)-binding protein, translating to MTVHGLFAKVAPEGAGARTKPHIAIIGRGFSGVMMAIALMKSVRTAFHVHLFDPQPTISGGQVLAAAQSGEILNSRVRDLSVAAGQPEDFNDWLLANAEFRAAVSAAIPGFQQIFVPKSIFSDYVYQRFSEALTRRPDISMQLSCQAVLGLRKQANGRFLVVQEEATVECDAVVLATGFGLRHGEMQIAKEERPLVRARRLVVPRHTVLLGSGVRVVDRLLQLRDNGFAGEITILSRHGFLPQPHTRLAAAPTFPVEPMPTRLGDIVRFVRQACAQAEAAGLGWQAAMNGLRRRARSLWQSLPEEEKRRFNRHLRSIYDSHRNRLPAPLHLRLQQELAGGQTSIRKGWAGKRRPDGLMVRWAAESEETLLSADQVIDCRCSAPDLRAQLMQSLFAGGLAEPDELNLGIAVSPAGEVLAGGQATRNLYAIGPLGVGSLPDIDLVPEIVTQTYAAARLIATRHRVTLKTG from the coding sequence ATGACTGTCCATGGATTGTTTGCGAAGGTCGCTCCGGAGGGAGCCGGTGCGCGAACCAAGCCGCACATCGCCATCATCGGCCGCGGCTTTTCCGGCGTGATGATGGCCATTGCGCTGATGAAATCGGTGCGGACGGCGTTCCACGTGCACCTCTTCGATCCGCAGCCGACGATCAGCGGCGGTCAGGTGCTGGCCGCCGCCCAGAGCGGGGAGATCCTCAACAGCCGGGTGCGCGACCTTTCAGTCGCCGCCGGCCAGCCGGAGGACTTCAACGATTGGCTGCTGGCGAATGCCGAATTTCGCGCGGCCGTCTCTGCCGCGATCCCCGGCTTTCAGCAGATCTTCGTGCCGAAGAGCATCTTCAGCGACTATGTCTATCAGCGTTTTTCCGAAGCGCTGACGCGCCGGCCTGACATTTCGATGCAACTCTCCTGCCAGGCGGTCTTGGGGCTGCGCAAGCAAGCCAACGGCCGCTTCCTGGTGGTGCAGGAGGAAGCAACGGTGGAGTGCGATGCCGTCGTGCTGGCGACCGGCTTCGGCCTTCGCCATGGCGAGATGCAGATTGCCAAAGAGGAGAGGCCGCTGGTGCGCGCCCGCCGTCTGGTCGTCCCGCGCCATACGGTCCTGCTCGGCAGCGGCGTCAGGGTGGTCGACCGCCTGCTGCAGTTGCGCGACAATGGCTTTGCTGGCGAGATCACCATTCTTTCCCGACACGGCTTCCTGCCGCAGCCGCACACACGCCTTGCGGCCGCGCCAACCTTTCCGGTCGAACCGATGCCGACCCGGCTCGGCGATATCGTCCGCTTCGTCCGGCAGGCCTGTGCCCAGGCGGAAGCGGCCGGCCTTGGCTGGCAAGCGGCCATGAACGGTCTGCGCCGGCGCGCACGTTCCCTCTGGCAATCTTTGCCCGAAGAGGAAAAGCGTCGGTTCAACCGGCACCTGCGGTCGATCTATGACAGCCACCGCAACCGTTTGCCGGCGCCGCTCCATTTGCGTCTCCAGCAGGAGTTGGCCGGCGGGCAGACCAGCATCCGGAAGGGCTGGGCGGGTAAGCGCCGGCCCGACGGGTTGATGGTGCGCTGGGCGGCCGAAAGCGAGGAGACTCTGCTTTCGGCCGATCAGGTGATCGACTGTCGTTGTTCGGCGCCGGACCTTCGGGCGCAACTGATGCAGAGCCTCTTTGCCGGCGGCCTGGCCGAGCCGGACGAACTCAATCTCGGCATTGCCGTCAGCCCGGCTGGCGAAGTTCTGGCCGGCGGGCAAGCGACCCGCAATCTCTACGCGATCGGACCGCTCGGTGTCGGCAGTCTGCCGGACATTGACCTGGTACCTGAAATCGTGACGCAGACCTACGCGGCGGCACGATTGATCGCTACGCGGCATCGCGTGACGCTGAAGACCGGGTGA
- a CDS encoding flavin reductase family protein, whose amino-acid sequence MTIALAASPAFDASIPTGNGYAPITAPALKAAMRNFSGGVSVITAGIGDDRTGATVTSATALSVDPPTMIVNINRTSSTWPIIQRYRHFCVNVLAREHQRVAERFSGVDGAKGPARYEGADWVRLASGASALSGALAAIDCEVEEIIERHSHAIILGRVVAITAGSGEPIVYHHGRYGGLSL is encoded by the coding sequence ATGACGATCGCGCTCGCCGCATCTCCAGCATTCGACGCAAGCATTCCAACCGGAAACGGCTACGCACCGATCACGGCGCCGGCCCTCAAGGCGGCGATGCGCAATTTCTCAGGGGGCGTATCCGTGATCACGGCCGGCATCGGGGACGACCGGACGGGTGCCACAGTCACCTCGGCGACGGCGCTGTCGGTGGACCCGCCGACCATGATCGTCAACATCAACCGAACGTCTTCGACCTGGCCGATCATCCAGCGCTACCGGCATTTCTGCGTCAACGTCCTCGCGCGAGAGCATCAGAGGGTGGCGGAGCGCTTCTCCGGCGTTGATGGAGCAAAGGGCCCTGCCCGCTATGAGGGCGCCGACTGGGTTCGGCTGGCAAGCGGCGCGTCAGCATTGAGCGGGGCATTGGCCGCGATCGACTGCGAGGTCGAGGAAATCATCGAGCGCCACAGCCACGCGATCATCCTCGGCCGGGTAGTCGCCATCACCGCGGGCTCTGGCGAGCCGATCGTCTACCACCACGGCCGTTATGGCGGTCTTAGTCTCTAG
- a CDS encoding RBBP9/YdeN family alpha/beta hydrolase, translating to MAKTLIIPGLFGSDEGHWQRHWLRDHPDAVLVEQNDWNRPRLADWRDALEREILRHGVVDLVAHSLGSVLVANLARRPLARHVRSALLVAPCDLGPTERLHPAAIDFGPMPDLPLPFSSLVVGSLNDPYMPFDRLRHFSTRWGSRLVDLGHAGHINIASGFGRWSHGYDLLRVLNGIARREQPRAQSMELEGMDRSPVPNGLA from the coding sequence ATGGCAAAAACACTGATCATTCCTGGATTGTTCGGGTCCGACGAGGGGCACTGGCAGCGCCACTGGCTGCGGGATCATCCGGATGCGGTTCTGGTCGAACAAAACGATTGGAACCGGCCAAGACTCGCTGATTGGCGCGATGCTCTCGAGCGCGAAATCCTTCGGCACGGGGTCGTCGACCTGGTCGCCCACAGTCTCGGCTCGGTTCTCGTTGCCAATCTGGCGCGACGCCCCTTGGCAAGACATGTGCGCAGCGCGCTGCTTGTCGCGCCCTGCGACCTTGGGCCAACCGAGCGCCTGCATCCCGCTGCCATCGATTTTGGCCCGATGCCCGATCTGCCGTTGCCCTTTTCCAGCCTCGTCGTCGGCAGCCTCAACGATCCCTACATGCCTTTCGATCGCTTGCGGCACTTTTCGACACGATGGGGCAGCCGCCTCGTCGACCTTGGCCATGCCGGCCATATCAATATCGCCAGTGGCTTCGGTCGCTGGTCGCACGGCTATGATCTGTTGCGTGTTTTGAACGGCATCGCGCGGCGCGAACAACCGCGTGCGCAATCGATGGAACTTGAGGGGATGGACCGCTCACCCGTGCCAAACGGTCTGGCCTGA
- the tauA gene encoding taurine ABC transporter substrate-binding protein, translating into MTIRRRTLLAASAAMLLASQAASPALAAETTLTIGYQPIVEPSRVPQADGTYEKATGAKITWQKFDGGADVIAALASGSIDIGYVGSSPLAAAASRQIPLETIFVVGLISEAEALAVKGIDKPEQLAGKKIATPFVSTAHYSLLTALKHWNLDPKSVEILNLRPPEIAAAWQRGDIDGAYVWDPVLSEIKKTATVLATSSDVAKWGGPTFDAWIVSKKFAEEHPDIVTGFVKVTGDAYADYRAKPENWNVGSPEVEKIARLTGAKTEDVPTLLKGYYFPSLEEQAGADLLGGATAKAIAQTSAFLLEQGKIPAVLPDYAPYVSARWAQEAAKLSF; encoded by the coding sequence ATGACGATCCGCAGACGCACCCTTCTCGCCGCAAGTGCGGCAATGCTTCTGGCCAGCCAGGCCGCCTCCCCCGCTCTCGCTGCCGAGACAACGCTGACGATCGGCTACCAACCGATCGTCGAGCCGTCACGCGTGCCGCAGGCGGATGGCACCTACGAAAAGGCCACCGGAGCCAAGATCACCTGGCAGAAGTTTGATGGCGGCGCCGACGTGATCGCCGCGCTCGCTTCAGGGTCGATCGACATCGGCTATGTCGGCTCGTCGCCGCTCGCCGCTGCTGCCAGCCGGCAAATCCCCCTCGAAACCATCTTCGTCGTCGGACTGATCAGCGAAGCCGAGGCACTCGCCGTCAAGGGCATCGATAAGCCGGAGCAGCTTGCCGGCAAGAAGATCGCAACGCCCTTCGTTTCGACGGCGCACTACAGCCTGCTCACGGCCCTGAAACACTGGAACCTCGACCCGAAATCCGTCGAGATCCTCAACCTCCGGCCGCCGGAAATCGCGGCGGCCTGGCAGCGCGGCGATATCGACGGCGCCTATGTCTGGGATCCAGTGCTCTCCGAAATCAAGAAGACCGCGACGGTGCTTGCGACCTCGAGCGACGTGGCGAAATGGGGCGGTCCGACGTTCGACGCCTGGATCGTCAGCAAGAAGTTTGCCGAGGAACATCCGGATATCGTGACCGGCTTCGTCAAGGTGACTGGCGACGCCTATGCGGATTACCGCGCAAAGCCGGAAAACTGGAACGTGGGTTCGCCTGAGGTGGAGAAGATCGCCCGCCTGACCGGCGCAAAGACCGAGGACGTGCCGACCCTGCTCAAGGGCTATTACTTCCCTTCGCTTGAAGAGCAGGCAGGCGCCGATCTTCTCGGCGGGGCGACGGCCAAGGCAATCGCGCAGACCTCGGCCTTCCTGCTCGAACAGGGCAAGATCCCCGCGGTGCTTCCGGATTACGCGCCCTACGTCTCCGCCCGCTGGGCGCAGGAAGCGGCGAAACTCTCGTTCTGA
- a CDS encoding taurine ABC transporter ATP-binding protein produces the protein MSVLSLENVTLRYPASDSRTAPVLASINLKIARDEFVVVIGRSGSGKTSLLNLAAGFVAASSGHVGIDGRPVTVPGSDRAVVFQDDALYPWLTTLDNVAFPLHLRGISRSERVEKARGLLDRVGLPDAASRHVWELSGGMRQRVGIARALASDPKFLLMDEPLGALDALTRSRMQGFLLDVWQKSGVGALLITHSIEEALLLATRIIVLAPNPGRVASDMTTTFGRDLLAGVPLSEIRSSPAFRRLHDELTDLIHAEDEGIAA, from the coding sequence ATGTCCGTTCTCTCCCTCGAAAATGTCACGCTGCGCTATCCAGCCTCTGACAGCAGGACCGCCCCGGTTCTCGCTTCCATCAACCTGAAGATCGCCCGCGACGAATTCGTCGTCGTCATCGGCCGTTCCGGCTCGGGCAAGACCAGCCTTCTCAATCTCGCCGCCGGTTTCGTGGCGGCAAGCAGCGGCCATGTCGGCATCGATGGTCGGCCAGTAACGGTTCCGGGCTCAGATCGGGCCGTCGTTTTCCAGGACGATGCGCTCTATCCGTGGCTGACCACTCTCGACAACGTCGCCTTTCCGCTTCATCTGCGCGGCATTTCCAGATCGGAGCGCGTGGAAAAGGCAAGGGGTCTCCTTGACCGGGTCGGCCTGCCCGACGCGGCGAGCCGCCATGTCTGGGAACTTTCCGGTGGCATGCGCCAGAGGGTTGGCATCGCCAGAGCACTCGCTTCCGATCCGAAGTTCCTGCTCATGGATGAACCGCTTGGCGCGCTCGATGCACTCACGCGCAGTCGCATGCAGGGCTTTCTTCTCGATGTCTGGCAGAAGAGCGGCGTCGGTGCGCTGTTGATCACCCACAGCATCGAGGAAGCACTTCTGCTTGCGACCCGGATCATCGTGCTCGCGCCCAATCCCGGGCGCGTCGCCAGCGATATGACGACCACATTTGGTCGCGACCTTCTGGCCGGCGTACCGCTTTCCGAAATCCGCAGTTCGCCGGCGTTCCGGCGCCTGCATGACGAATTGACCGACCTCATCCACGCCGAAGACGAAGGGATCGCGGCATGA